A single window of Eucalyptus grandis isolate ANBG69807.140 chromosome 1, ASM1654582v1, whole genome shotgun sequence DNA harbors:
- the LOC120295311 gene encoding X-linked retinitis pigmentosa GTPase regulator-interacting protein 1-like — translation MHFGIFEEITEIGYHFLIHPHSEGLEYVLVKSQVWVDVGTDDLVPHEYQSWYRHYHDRQREGPVSESDIPLFILEASFGKGIVDPKDGSVMDAKNPKLEGDPESPIYSTGGANWSEEEGEIVEHEEESEEHQEWEELEEELEEEFMEGELKGEEPEEEDPEEDPKEEESEEEDPEEDPEYDPDED, via the coding sequence atGCATTTTGGTATCTTCGAAGAGATTACTGAGATAGGATACCACTTCCTGATACACCCTCACTCGGAAGGTTTAGAATATGTTCTGGTAAAGTCCCAAGTTTGGGTTGATGTGGGCACAGACGACTTGGTGCCCCACGAGTATCAATCATGGTATCGTCACTACCATGATAGGCAAAGAGAGGGTCCTGTCTCAGAAAGTGATATACCTTTGTTCATTCTAGAAGCATCGTTCGGGAAGGGGATAGTAGATCCTAAGGATGGGTCGGTAATGGATGCCAAGAATCCCAAGCTCGAGGGCGATCCTGAGTCGCCAATATACTCAACCGGGGGTGCTAACTGgagtgaagaagaaggggagatagTCGAGCATGAGGAGGAATCGGAGGAGCATCAGGAGTGGGAAGAACTAGAGGAGGAGCTTGAAGAGGAGTTCATGGAAGGGGAGCTCAAGGGAgaggaacctgaagaggaggaccctgaagaagatcctaaagaaGAGGAATCGGAAGAAGAGGATCCAGAGGAGGATCCAgagtatgacccggatgaggactaa